A part of Paenarthrobacter sp. A20 genomic DNA contains:
- a CDS encoding TPM domain-containing protein codes for MRSIFKRVLAGIGVAGLLAFPATAAWAVDPVTIPSGQNIVDDANVLGSRKGEVQEAIQKTLKDHKYNLYVVTVDSFTNPSDPKEWTKAVADKKLMGKPDAILAISTAGQYNFALNSGSSIYSKQSAIAQNAVVANLAGGKKDYAQAAIDTAAAIGDAAGGGSGTVPSGNAGVGVLVGVGVVAAGGAGTYLYLRNRRKKGSSQATSASYGPQGEQLDPLAGLSIPELRQKSGSLLIEADDAIKSSEQELGFAQAQYGDSAIGNFTKALEEAKGHMTESFKLQQQLDDHIPDTEEQQRSWLGEIIRRSEAALASLRDQKADFDSLRELEKNAPQALAAVSAGARDADSKIANSEQSLDGLRAKYADSALTQVSDNILQAKERLAFVQNAVTAAQEKLAAGENSLAAVAVRAAEESLHQTNVLIDAISKTAGSLDEARASLEGAVAETSQDLAQARAMIQSGEHPELAGPVAGVEAALAQVKTEIQGGKIDPIATLSRVESAHQALDQSLSGIRDQQEQARRAQASLQQTIMAAQAQISATSDYITARRGGVGTEARTRLAEAQRNLDYALSISRNDPVTALTYAQQAHSLAAQAAQLAQSDVDQFGYADQGQGYGRGGMFGGGGGGGGLGGAILGGILINSILNGGGGGWGGNNDGGGGGGFFGGDSGGGGDWGGGGGDFGGGDSGSF; via the coding sequence ATGCGGTCAATATTTAAACGCGTACTCGCCGGAATTGGCGTGGCTGGACTGTTGGCCTTCCCGGCCACAGCGGCTTGGGCTGTCGATCCGGTGACCATTCCGTCCGGGCAGAACATCGTGGACGACGCCAACGTCCTGGGCAGCCGAAAAGGCGAGGTCCAGGAAGCCATCCAAAAGACTCTCAAGGACCACAAGTACAACCTGTACGTTGTCACCGTGGATTCCTTCACCAACCCCTCGGACCCCAAGGAGTGGACCAAGGCCGTTGCCGATAAGAAGCTCATGGGCAAGCCGGACGCCATTCTGGCAATTTCCACGGCTGGCCAGTACAACTTTGCCCTGAACTCGGGCAGCTCCATCTACTCCAAGCAGTCGGCAATCGCTCAGAACGCCGTTGTTGCCAATCTGGCAGGCGGCAAGAAGGACTACGCCCAAGCAGCCATAGATACGGCTGCTGCCATCGGCGATGCCGCAGGCGGTGGAAGCGGGACAGTGCCCAGCGGCAACGCCGGTGTTGGCGTCCTCGTTGGAGTCGGTGTAGTAGCCGCCGGTGGCGCAGGGACGTACCTGTACTTGCGCAATCGCCGCAAGAAGGGCAGCAGCCAGGCCACCAGCGCTAGCTATGGACCGCAAGGTGAGCAGCTGGACCCTCTCGCTGGGCTGAGCATCCCGGAGCTACGTCAGAAGAGCGGCTCACTGCTGATCGAGGCCGACGACGCCATCAAGTCCAGCGAACAGGAACTCGGCTTCGCACAGGCCCAGTATGGTGATTCCGCGATCGGCAACTTCACCAAAGCCCTTGAAGAAGCAAAGGGCCACATGACGGAGTCCTTCAAGTTGCAGCAGCAGCTTGATGACCACATCCCGGACACCGAAGAACAACAGCGGAGCTGGCTCGGCGAAATCATCCGCAGGTCAGAGGCAGCACTTGCTTCGCTGCGAGACCAGAAGGCCGACTTTGACTCGTTGCGTGAGCTTGAAAAGAACGCCCCGCAGGCCTTGGCGGCAGTGTCCGCCGGAGCCAGGGACGCGGATTCCAAGATCGCCAACTCAGAACAGTCGCTGGATGGCTTGCGCGCCAAGTACGCCGACTCTGCCTTGACGCAGGTCTCCGATAACATCCTGCAGGCAAAAGAGCGCCTCGCATTCGTGCAGAACGCCGTCACCGCAGCCCAGGAGAAGTTGGCGGCCGGCGAGAACAGCCTGGCCGCAGTGGCCGTTCGTGCCGCCGAGGAAAGCCTGCACCAAACCAACGTATTGATCGATGCCATCTCCAAGACGGCCGGCAGCCTGGATGAGGCACGTGCCTCCCTGGAAGGCGCAGTTGCGGAGACCAGCCAGGACCTCGCCCAGGCCAGGGCCATGATCCAATCGGGTGAGCACCCCGAACTTGCTGGCCCCGTAGCCGGTGTGGAAGCCGCCTTGGCACAGGTGAAAACCGAGATCCAGGGCGGAAAGATTGATCCCATCGCTACGCTCAGCCGGGTGGAATCAGCCCATCAAGCCCTGGACCAGTCACTGTCCGGTATTCGCGACCAGCAGGAGCAGGCCCGCCGGGCGCAAGCATCACTGCAGCAGACCATCATGGCTGCCCAGGCCCAGATCAGCGCCACCTCGGACTACATCACTGCCCGACGCGGCGGCGTAGGTACGGAAGCCCGGACCAGGTTGGCCGAGGCTCAGCGCAATCTGGATTACGCGCTGTCCATCTCACGCAATGATCCTGTGACGGCACTGACCTACGCCCAGCAGGCGCACTCACTTGCTGCCCAGGCGGCCCAACTTGCACAGTCCGACGTCGACCAGTTCGGCTACGCAGACCAGGGCCAAGGCTACGGACGCGGTGGCATGTTCGGCGGTGGCGGCGGAGGCGGCGGCCTTGGCGGCGCCATCCTCGGCGGTATCCTCATCAATTCCATCCTGAACGGCGGCGGAGGCGGCTGGGGCGGCAACAACGACGGCGGAGGCGGCGGTGGCTTCTTCGGTGGCGATTCCGGTGGCGGCGGAGACTGGGGCGGCGGCGGAGGCGACTTCGGCGGCGGAGACTCCGGCAGTTTCTAG
- a CDS encoding trypsin-like peptidase domain-containing protein: MTENPAQGTAPEDREPSEPRDTTSDNTDATATQQQPAWTSGHEPSGQEAGAGNGAQPTTPLPAFQPPASPAGRRDQENAPTQHASQHAAPAQQAPQQYTAQHPGHHAAPAQPSGQPNATQQQPQYYGAPQHQDPANRPNYPQHQPFYGTGANPQGQHGPGMQHAPGNSTVATKRKPAFGVGTLVASMLAAGLIGGGVVAGSNVLWDQPAPAASTSGQSSTVIVNNKDDVNVITAAAAKASPSVVTIKATSGNEGGTGSGIILDDQGHILTNTHVVTLDGATANAAIEVRTSDGKVLKATVVGTDPLSDLAVIKVSDASGLVPATLGDSSKINVGDTAVAIGSPLGLTGTVTDGIVSTLNRTISVASSAVPEGTPDESQGGDEGFQFAPPNGGQSQSTANEGSIAINVIQTDAAINPGNSGGALVNSKGEVIGVNVAIASAGSGTSESSSGNIGVGFSVPINHAKRVAQEIIDTGKASHGQFGVSVRSKSSTGSDSGFSVGAEVASVTTGSAAAKAGLKVGDVVTKFGDYTVSDPNQLTAAVREQPAGAKVKVTIERGGQAQEVEVTLDAAQQ; the protein is encoded by the coding sequence ATGACGGAGAACCCAGCGCAGGGCACCGCACCGGAGGACCGCGAGCCATCCGAGCCGCGGGACACCACCAGCGACAACACCGATGCCACCGCCACCCAGCAGCAGCCTGCCTGGACTTCAGGGCACGAGCCTTCAGGGCAGGAGGCAGGTGCCGGAAACGGTGCACAGCCCACCACGCCACTGCCAGCGTTCCAGCCGCCTGCAAGCCCGGCTGGCCGGCGGGATCAGGAGAACGCGCCGACACAGCATGCCAGTCAGCACGCAGCCCCTGCCCAGCAGGCACCCCAGCAATACACAGCACAGCACCCAGGGCACCACGCAGCACCCGCCCAACCGTCCGGCCAGCCCAATGCCACCCAGCAGCAGCCGCAGTACTACGGCGCTCCGCAGCACCAGGATCCGGCGAACCGCCCGAACTACCCCCAGCACCAGCCGTTCTACGGCACGGGCGCAAACCCCCAGGGACAGCACGGCCCTGGAATGCAGCACGCACCCGGTAACTCAACGGTCGCCACCAAGCGCAAGCCCGCGTTCGGCGTCGGAACCCTCGTAGCCAGCATGCTCGCGGCGGGCCTCATCGGTGGCGGTGTAGTGGCCGGAAGCAACGTGCTCTGGGACCAGCCGGCTCCGGCAGCGTCGACGAGCGGACAGTCCAGCACGGTCATCGTCAACAACAAGGATGACGTCAACGTGATCACTGCGGCAGCTGCCAAGGCATCGCCGAGTGTTGTAACGATCAAGGCAACCAGCGGCAACGAGGGCGGAACCGGTTCAGGCATCATCCTCGATGACCAGGGCCATATTCTCACCAACACGCATGTCGTGACCCTGGACGGTGCCACGGCCAATGCCGCCATCGAGGTACGTACAAGCGACGGCAAGGTCCTCAAGGCCACAGTTGTAGGCACGGACCCACTCTCGGACCTCGCGGTGATCAAAGTCAGCGACGCGTCCGGGTTGGTTCCGGCAACGCTCGGTGACTCCTCCAAGATCAATGTGGGGGACACCGCCGTCGCCATCGGTTCGCCTCTGGGCCTGACGGGTACGGTGACGGACGGTATCGTCTCCACGCTCAACCGCACCATCAGCGTTGCCTCGTCTGCCGTGCCGGAAGGCACACCCGACGAGAGCCAGGGCGGCGACGAAGGCTTCCAGTTCGCGCCTCCAAACGGTGGCCAGAGCCAGTCAACAGCCAACGAAGGCTCCATTGCCATCAACGTCATCCAGACAGACGCCGCCATCAACCCCGGTAACTCCGGTGGTGCGTTGGTGAACAGCAAGGGTGAGGTCATCGGCGTCAACGTCGCCATCGCGTCTGCCGGCAGCGGAACGTCCGAGTCGTCCAGTGGCAACATCGGTGTTGGCTTCAGTGTCCCGATCAACCATGCCAAGCGCGTGGCACAGGAAATCATCGACACCGGCAAAGCCAGCCACGGCCAGTTCGGTGTGTCGGTCCGTTCGAAGTCGTCCACAGGGAGTGATTCCGGCTTCTCTGTCGGCGCCGAAGTTGCCTCAGTGACCACCGGTTCGGCGGCAGCCAAAGCAGGACTCAAGGTAGGCGACGTTGTCACCAAGTTCGGCGACTACACGGTGAGCGACCCGAACCAGCTGACGGCTGCGGTACGGGAACAGCCGGCCGGTGCCAAGGTCAAGGTCACCATTGAACGCGGCGGCCAGGCCCAGGAGGTTGAGGTAACCCTCGACGCCGCCCAGCAGTAG
- a CDS encoding PspA/IM30 family protein, producing the protein MVKQSIFGRISQLAKANINALLDQAEDPQKMLDQMVRDYTNNIAEAESAVAQTIGNLRMLQADYNEDIKNAQDWGNKALAASRKADEYRSAGDSVDAQKFDNLAKVAIQRQMTAESEAKSAEPSIASQTEVVDKLKTGLDQMKNKLNQLTAKRNELVARSKTAAAQSQVHDALKSIDIMDPTSEVGRFEEKIRREEAKVLGQQELASSSLDAQFNQLEDLGEQTEIEARLAALKSGGSKPAIGAGAPASTGATVDEADFDKL; encoded by the coding sequence ATGGTTAAGCAGTCCATTTTCGGTCGGATCTCGCAGCTCGCCAAGGCAAACATCAATGCCTTGCTGGACCAGGCTGAGGACCCGCAGAAGATGCTGGACCAGATGGTCCGCGACTACACGAACAACATTGCCGAGGCCGAGTCAGCCGTGGCCCAGACCATCGGCAATCTTCGGATGTTGCAGGCGGACTACAACGAGGACATCAAGAACGCCCAGGACTGGGGCAACAAGGCCCTCGCCGCATCCCGCAAGGCCGACGAGTACCGCTCCGCCGGCGATTCCGTCGATGCCCAGAAGTTCGACAACCTTGCCAAGGTGGCCATCCAGCGCCAGATGACTGCGGAGTCAGAGGCAAAGTCGGCTGAGCCGAGCATTGCGTCCCAGACAGAGGTCGTCGACAAGCTCAAGACCGGGCTTGACCAGATGAAGAACAAGCTCAACCAGCTGACCGCCAAGCGCAACGAGCTCGTTGCCCGCTCCAAGACCGCAGCGGCCCAGTCCCAGGTACACGACGCCCTCAAGAGCATCGACATCATGGATCCCACCAGCGAGGTTGGCCGCTTCGAAGAGAAGATCCGCCGCGAAGAAGCCAAGGTCCTGGGCCAGCAGGAGCTTGCCAGCTCCAGCCTCGACGCCCAGTTCAACCAGCTCGAGGACCTCGGTGAGCAGACGGAGATTGAAGCCCGCCTTGCAGCCCTGAAGTCCGGTGGTTCCAAGCCGGCCATCGGCGCCGGAGCTCCTGCTTCAACCGGCGCTACCGTCGACGAAGCCGACTTCGACAAGCTCTAG
- a CDS encoding GntR family transcriptional regulator, producing MVNEDFNPGLNREVLQRDSPVAVYQQVAEVLTDQVSRLEPGSRIPTEESLMDEYGISRTTVRKAIETLVVKGLLVRRQGKGTFVMAQRPVKMLNRLAPFMETFTAAGMKTVKGLIEYKWMEKDKSVPAKLVSDDNLVLVIRRSYSSAGWPYAIAEIFIPSQIGRHISLADAERNSIYQVIQDRTLKPLQRAEITVTMHEPPEHLADALNVRGFAMVPRLERTTLGPHGEVLECTVTYFHPRGFEIRAEVATDVSPGQDSVVQSPAG from the coding sequence ATGGTCAACGAAGACTTCAACCCCGGCCTCAATCGTGAAGTCCTTCAGAGGGACAGCCCTGTCGCGGTCTATCAGCAGGTGGCTGAAGTTCTCACGGACCAGGTCAGCCGTTTGGAGCCCGGGTCACGGATACCGACCGAAGAGTCCTTGATGGACGAGTACGGCATTAGTCGTACTACCGTCCGCAAAGCCATCGAAACGCTCGTGGTGAAGGGTTTGCTGGTCCGCAGGCAGGGCAAGGGGACATTCGTGATGGCCCAGCGTCCCGTCAAGATGCTGAACCGTCTGGCGCCATTCATGGAGACGTTCACGGCGGCAGGCATGAAGACCGTCAAGGGCCTCATCGAATACAAATGGATGGAAAAAGACAAGTCAGTACCGGCCAAGCTGGTCTCTGATGACAACCTCGTCCTGGTGATCCGCCGTTCGTACTCAAGCGCCGGCTGGCCTTATGCCATTGCAGAGATCTTCATCCCGTCGCAGATCGGACGCCATATCAGCCTGGCGGATGCCGAGCGGAACTCCATTTACCAGGTCATCCAGGACAGGACGCTGAAGCCGCTCCAGCGGGCGGAAATCACCGTCACGATGCATGAGCCCCCGGAACACCTTGCAGACGCTCTCAACGTCCGTGGCTTTGCCATGGTGCCGCGACTGGAGCGGACGACGCTGGGCCCTCACGGGGAGGTCCTGGAATGTACGGTGACGTACTTCCATCCCAGGGGTTTCGAGATCCGCGCTGAAGTGGCAACGGATGTCAGTCCCGGGCAGGATTCAGTTGTGCAATCACCTGCGGGGTAA